A section of the Brevundimonas sp. AJA228-03 genome encodes:
- a CDS encoding cold-shock protein, with translation MATGTVKWYNSTKGYGFIEPSDGGKDVFVHVSAVEGAGMNGLNEGQKVSYEVEKDRRTGKESAGQLKAAE, from the coding sequence ATGGCTACCGGCACTGTCAAATGGTACAACTCCACCAAGGGCTACGGCTTCATCGAGCCCTCGGACGGCGGCAAGGACGTGTTCGTGCACGTCTCCGCCGTTGAAGGCGCGGGCATGAACGGCCTGAACGAAGGCCAGAAGGTCTCGTACGAAGTCGAAAAAGATCGCCGCACCGGCAAGGAATCGGCAGGTCAACTGAAGGCCGCCGAATAG
- the prmC gene encoding peptide chain release factor N(5)-glutamine methyltransferase: protein MTDTPTLVSAWKAAQGELKAARIDSPAIDARLLLEAASGASRLEILTDPHRPLTPDQQTTLTGYLERRLRREPVSRILGRKGFWKIMLTVTPDVLSPRPDTETILDVAMLAFEPPQAFNVIDLGTGSGAILLAVLSERPGARGVGTDISSEALAVARENAANLDLDGRATFLRTEWAAGFGDASFDLVVSNPPYIPSGDIPGLDPEVRDHDPLLALDGGPDGLQAYRDLAPEIARILKPGGIFAVEIGWDQGPQVKALFEAAGLADVKVVKDLGDRHRVVTNGPDPRTTPIRAS, encoded by the coding sequence ATGACCGATACCCCGACCCTCGTCTCCGCCTGGAAGGCCGCGCAGGGCGAGCTGAAGGCCGCCCGCATCGACAGTCCGGCCATCGACGCCCGTCTGTTGCTGGAGGCCGCATCGGGTGCATCGCGCCTCGAGATCCTGACCGACCCGCACCGGCCGCTGACGCCCGACCAGCAGACGACCCTGACGGGCTATCTCGAGCGTCGCCTGAGGCGCGAGCCCGTGTCCCGCATCCTGGGGCGCAAGGGCTTCTGGAAGATCATGCTGACCGTCACGCCGGACGTCCTCAGCCCCAGACCGGACACCGAGACCATCTTGGACGTCGCCATGCTGGCCTTCGAGCCGCCCCAGGCGTTCAATGTGATCGACCTCGGCACCGGATCTGGCGCGATCCTGCTGGCGGTCCTGTCCGAGCGGCCCGGCGCGCGGGGCGTCGGCACCGACATCTCGTCCGAGGCCCTGGCCGTCGCCCGCGAGAACGCCGCCAACCTGGACCTCGACGGTCGCGCGACCTTTCTGCGCACCGAATGGGCCGCCGGCTTCGGCGACGCCAGTTTCGACCTGGTCGTGTCCAATCCGCCCTATATCCCGTCCGGCGACATCCCCGGCCTGGACCCCGAGGTCCGCGACCACGATCCGCTTCTGGCCCTGGATGGCGGTCCTGACGGGCTGCAGGCCTATCGGGACCTGGCCCCCGAGATCGCCCGCATCCTCAAGCCCGGCGGGATCTTCGCCGTCGAGATCGGCTGGGATCAGGGACCCCAGGTCAAGGCCCTGTTCGAGGCGGCGGGCCTGGCGGACGTGAAGGTGGTCAAGGATCTGGGTGACCGCCACCGGGTCGTCACCAATGGCCCGGACCCCCGCACGACTCCGATCCGGGCGTCTTGA
- a CDS encoding SDR family oxidoreductase: MTTPSLLIFGAGYLGMVAAREAMQRGMAARATSRDADRRAALEAGGLQAVDPLDETAMQAAVAQTSAILITAPPDGRGCPGLRALSPALGASGAYPDWIGYVSSTAVYGDRAGGWVFEDDALNAASLEGARRVRAEADWLDAGRGMGLTVQIFRLPGIYGPGRSVVDRLRDGSARIVRKPGQIFNRIHVDDAVAGMFASIARPRPGAAYNLCDDEPSPADEVMSWAAARMGLPGPPEVDWTDPSVSEGMRRFYLDSKRISNARAKAELGWRPLYPTWREGLEDTLSRRERA; this comes from the coding sequence ATGACGACGCCGTCCCTGCTCATCTTCGGCGCGGGCTATCTCGGAATGGTCGCTGCGCGCGAGGCGATGCAGCGCGGGATGGCGGCCCGCGCGACCTCGCGCGATGCCGACCGCCGCGCCGCGCTGGAAGCGGGGGGCCTTCAGGCGGTCGATCCGCTGGATGAAACGGCGATGCAGGCGGCCGTGGCGCAAACGTCCGCCATCCTGATCACCGCGCCGCCGGATGGGCGTGGCTGTCCCGGTCTGCGGGCCCTGTCGCCCGCCCTCGGCGCCAGCGGGGCCTATCCGGACTGGATCGGCTATGTCTCGTCCACCGCCGTCTATGGCGATCGCGCGGGCGGCTGGGTGTTCGAGGACGACGCCCTGAATGCCGCCAGTCTGGAAGGGGCCCGTCGCGTCCGGGCCGAGGCCGACTGGCTGGACGCGGGGCGGGGCATGGGGCTGACGGTGCAGATCTTCCGTCTGCCGGGCATCTATGGGCCGGGACGCTCGGTGGTGGACCGGCTGCGCGACGGCTCGGCCCGGATCGTCAGAAAGCCCGGCCAGATCTTCAACCGGATCCATGTCGACGACGCCGTGGCGGGGATGTTCGCCTCCATCGCCCGCCCACGCCCGGGGGCCGCCTACAATCTGTGTGACGACGAACCCTCGCCCGCCGACGAGGTCATGAGCTGGGCCGCCGCCCGCATGGGCCTGCCCGGCCCGCCCGAGGTCGACTGGACTGATCCCTCGGTCTCCGAGGGCATGCGGCGGTTCTATCTCGACTCCAAACGCATCTCGAACGCCCGGGCCAAGGCCGAACTGGGCTGGCGACCGCTATATCCGACCTGGCGCGAGGGGCTGGAGGACACCCTCTCCCGGAGGGAGAGGGCTTGA
- a CDS encoding YihY/virulence factor BrkB family protein: MIPSPRRSLSPVWKFVGAVAGGLVAGAGAAHLIYTQSHRFGLELRPQRPAPALPKAPTPEALDAIHPGRGRLARRPAHIPRKGWIDIGWRVANGYFSDQVGFVAGGVTFLMLLSLFPTLAAFVTVYGLFADPADAPARLAFLYSFLPANVAGFLGQEMTRLAAGSTGSLTFTLIWTLALSLWTANNGIKTLFHGINVAYHEVEKRDFIQYNLLCFAFTLSGLAAILLSAALVLGVPIFLGLFGLADDWERLAPLRWPLLFALYVLTLVAMYRFGPSRTRARIRWLVPGAVFAASVSVFISFAFSWYLTTFVRMDSYGPLATAMGFLLWVWLSVQVVLMGAKLNAEIEHQTAIDTTIHGGADIGARGATMADTVGAPQASREVVAFTRRQVATAGRVLGRRPPRA; encoded by the coding sequence ATGATCCCTTCGCCCCGCCGTTCGCTGTCGCCTGTCTGGAAATTCGTCGGGGCCGTCGCGGGCGGGCTCGTGGCCGGCGCCGGTGCCGCGCATCTGATCTATACCCAAAGCCACAGGTTCGGTCTGGAACTGCGTCCCCAGCGACCGGCACCGGCCCTGCCGAAGGCACCCACGCCGGAGGCCCTGGACGCCATCCACCCCGGGCGCGGTCGCCTCGCGCGCCGTCCGGCCCATATTCCCCGCAAGGGATGGATCGACATCGGCTGGCGGGTCGCCAATGGCTATTTCAGCGATCAGGTCGGCTTCGTGGCGGGTGGGGTGACCTTCCTGATGCTGCTGTCGCTGTTTCCGACCCTTGCGGCCTTCGTCACCGTCTATGGCCTGTTCGCAGACCCCGCCGACGCCCCCGCGCGCCTGGCCTTTCTGTATTCCTTCCTGCCGGCCAATGTCGCCGGCTTCCTGGGTCAGGAGATGACGCGGCTGGCGGCCGGATCGACCGGATCGCTGACCTTCACCCTGATCTGGACGCTCGCCCTTTCGCTGTGGACGGCGAACAACGGCATCAAGACGCTGTTCCACGGCATCAACGTCGCCTACCACGAGGTCGAGAAGCGCGACTTCATCCAGTATAATCTGCTGTGCTTCGCCTTCACCCTGTCCGGGCTCGCGGCGATTCTTCTCAGTGCCGCCCTGGTCCTGGGGGTGCCGATCTTTCTGGGCCTGTTCGGTCTGGCCGACGATTGGGAGCGACTGGCCCCGCTGCGCTGGCCGCTGCTGTTCGCCCTCTATGTGCTGACGCTGGTGGCCATGTACCGGTTCGGGCCGAGCCGGACCCGGGCGCGCATCCGCTGGCTTGTGCCGGGCGCGGTGTTTGCCGCCAGCGTCAGCGTGTTCATCTCCTTTGCCTTCAGCTGGTATCTGACGACCTTCGTCCGGATGGACTCCTATGGCCCGCTGGCGACGGCCATGGGCTTCCTGCTGTGGGTCTGGCTGTCGGTCCAGGTGGTCCTGATGGGGGCCAAGCTGAACGCCGAGATCGAGCACCAGACGGCGATCGACACGACCATCCACGGCGGCGCGGACATCGGCGCGCGGGGTGCCACCATGGCCGACACGGTCGGTGCGCCCCAGGCCAGCCGCGAGGTCGTCGCCTTCACCCGTCGGCAGGTGGCGACGGCAGGGCGTGTCCTGGGCCGAAGGCCGCCGCGGGCCTGA
- the pheS gene encoding phenylalanine--tRNA ligase subunit alpha, with protein sequence MTDLASLELDLINAIGGATTVADVEAVRVAALGKTGTISGLLKGMGAMSPDERREQGPVINGLRDRVTSAIAARKAELEAAELDARLLAERIDLTLPSRPRRKGGVHPTMQVMDEMIALFAEMGFAVAEGPDIEDDFHNFTALNFPPKHPARETHDTFFLRPDPETGERKVLRTHTSPVQVRTMMSQSPPIRIVAPGRTFRKDSDATHTPMFHQIEGLVIGKDIHMGHLKTTLETFVARFFELDGIHARFRPHHFPFTEPSAEMDIRCDRSGGRLVLNEGDDWLEILGCGMVHPHVLQSCGIDPDQWQGFAFGMGVDRMAMLKYGVPDLRPMFEADVRWLAHYGFSAFSAPNPSSGLS encoded by the coding sequence ATGACCGACCTCGCCAGCCTCGAACTCGACCTGATCAACGCCATCGGCGGCGCGACCACCGTCGCTGACGTCGAGGCTGTGCGTGTCGCGGCGCTCGGCAAGACCGGGACGATCTCGGGCCTGCTGAAGGGCATGGGCGCGATGAGCCCCGACGAGCGGCGCGAACAGGGGCCCGTGATCAACGGTCTGCGCGACCGTGTGACCTCGGCCATCGCCGCCAGGAAGGCCGAGCTGGAGGCCGCCGAGCTGGACGCGCGTCTGCTGGCCGAACGGATCGACCTGACCCTGCCCTCCCGCCCGCGCCGCAAGGGTGGGGTCCATCCGACCATGCAGGTGATGGACGAGATGATCGCCCTGTTCGCCGAGATGGGGTTCGCGGTCGCCGAAGGGCCCGACATCGAGGACGATTTCCACAATTTCACGGCCCTGAACTTCCCGCCCAAACATCCGGCGCGCGAGACCCACGACACCTTCTTCCTCAGGCCCGACCCGGAAACGGGCGAGCGCAAGGTGCTGCGGACCCACACCAGCCCGGTGCAGGTCCGGACCATGATGAGCCAGTCGCCGCCGATCCGCATCGTCGCGCCGGGCCGGACCTTCAGGAAGGATTCCGACGCGACCCATACGCCCATGTTCCACCAGATCGAGGGTCTGGTGATCGGCAAGGACATCCACATGGGTCACCTGAAGACGACGCTGGAGACCTTTGTCGCGCGCTTCTTCGAGCTGGACGGCATCCACGCGCGCTTCCGCCCGCACCATTTCCCCTTCACCGAGCCGTCGGCCGAAATGGACATCCGCTGCGACCGTTCCGGCGGAAGGCTGGTGCTGAACGAGGGCGACGACTGGCTGGAGATCCTCGGCTGCGGGATGGTGCATCCCCATGTGCTGCAAAGCTGCGGCATCGACCCGGACCAGTGGCAGGGCTTCGCCTTCGGCATGGGCGTGGATCGGATGGCCATGCTCAAATACGGGGTGCCGGACCTGCGCCCCATGTTCGAGGCCGATGTGCGCTGGCTGGCCCACTATGGTTTCTCGGCCTTTTCGGCCCCCAACCCTTCCAGCGGACTGAGCTGA
- the pheT gene encoding phenylalanine--tRNA ligase subunit beta has protein sequence MKFTLSWLKDHLDTTASAAEVAEAMTMAGLEVEHVADPTVALAPFTVAKIISAERHPNADRLQVCQVETIDGIKEIVCGAPNARAGLTTIYAPIGAYVPGLGVTLVEKPVRGVVSNGMLCSASELQLADESDGIQELPPEIPVGTPVAGLFGAEPVIDFEVTPNRPDWLGVTGIARDLAAAGLGTLKHFDIAVVRGAFPCPISVRLDAPEMCPVFAGRVIRGVSNGPSPAWLQTRLKAIGLRSINRLVDVTNLITYDRARPLHVYDVAKLVGTEIVVRPGQVSAGSEPIAAGTPEQLMALDGKTYGVDPTMCIIADAGGERPIGLGGVMGGESTGCSDETTDVFLESAWFDPLVTAQTGRSLTINSDAQYRFARGVDPVSLTPGLELATRLILDLCGGEPSGIVFVGEPPASPAPFAFDPAYVKQLSGMDLPEDRIGTILGQLGFLVQAAPADAADPWIVTPPSWRRDVSGKADLVEEVTRIHGFQHLPSTPLPDQGSPSKGVLSPRQTRVRIARRALAALGYAEAVTWSFTRRDIAALFGGGDERLIVDNPIASDLDCMRPSVLPNLIQAAARNAARGHADVALFEIGPIYPGDRPGDQRTVIAGLLSARAARHWAGPGEEALFGLKGDLMSVLESIGAPVGSLQLAQGSNRDWWHPGRSARLQLGPKTVLAEFGAVHPRVLKALDAEGPMLAFEIVLDAVPEPKAKPTKARGNADLPNLMPLTRDFALVVADDQPAGDLVRAVQGADKALIADVRVFDVYRGPGVADGAKSIGLEVVIQPREATLTDADIEALSIRIVTAAEKIGARLRG, from the coding sequence GTGAAGTTCACCCTCTCCTGGCTGAAGGATCACCTCGACACGACCGCCTCTGCCGCCGAGGTGGCCGAGGCCATGACCATGGCCGGGCTGGAGGTCGAGCACGTCGCCGATCCGACCGTGGCCCTCGCCCCGTTCACCGTGGCGAAGATCATCTCGGCCGAGCGCCACCCGAACGCAGATCGTCTCCAGGTCTGTCAGGTGGAGACGATCGACGGGATCAAGGAGATCGTCTGCGGTGCCCCGAATGCGCGCGCGGGCCTGACCACCATCTATGCGCCGATCGGGGCCTACGTCCCCGGTCTGGGCGTCACCCTGGTCGAGAAGCCGGTGCGAGGCGTGGTGTCGAACGGCATGCTGTGCTCGGCCTCCGAGCTTCAATTGGCCGACGAGAGCGACGGCATCCAGGAACTGCCGCCGGAGATCCCGGTCGGCACGCCGGTGGCCGGGCTGTTCGGGGCCGAGCCGGTCATCGACTTCGAGGTCACCCCCAACCGGCCGGACTGGCTGGGGGTTACGGGTATCGCGCGCGATCTGGCGGCGGCAGGGCTCGGCACCCTGAAGCATTTCGACATCGCTGTGGTGCGCGGGGCTTTCCCCTGCCCGATCTCGGTGCGGCTGGACGCGCCGGAGATGTGCCCGGTCTTTGCCGGTCGGGTGATCCGGGGCGTGTCGAACGGGCCGTCCCCGGCCTGGCTTCAGACCCGACTCAAGGCCATCGGCCTGCGCTCGATCAACCGGCTGGTCGATGTCACCAATCTGATCACCTACGACCGCGCCCGGCCGCTGCACGTCTATGATGTCGCGAAGCTGGTGGGCACCGAGATTGTCGTCCGCCCCGGTCAGGTGTCGGCGGGCAGCGAACCCATCGCCGCCGGGACGCCCGAGCAGCTGATGGCCCTGGACGGCAAGACCTATGGCGTCGATCCGACCATGTGCATCATCGCCGATGCCGGGGGCGAACGCCCGATCGGCCTGGGCGGCGTCATGGGCGGCGAATCGACCGGATGCTCGGACGAGACCACCGACGTCTTTCTGGAAAGCGCCTGGTTCGATCCGCTGGTCACGGCCCAGACGGGGCGCAGCCTGACGATCAACTCCGATGCCCAGTACCGCTTCGCGCGCGGCGTCGATCCGGTCTCGCTCACGCCGGGGCTCGAGCTGGCGACGCGGCTGATCCTGGACCTGTGCGGCGGCGAGCCGTCCGGGATCGTCTTCGTCGGTGAGCCCCCGGCCAGCCCGGCCCCCTTCGCCTTCGACCCCGCCTATGTGAAACAGCTGTCGGGCATGGACCTGCCCGAGGACCGGATCGGGACCATTCTGGGTCAGCTCGGCTTTCTGGTGCAGGCCGCGCCCGCCGATGCCGCCGATCCGTGGATCGTGACCCCGCCGTCCTGGCGGCGCGATGTTTCGGGCAAGGCCGATCTGGTCGAGGAGGTCACCCGCATCCACGGGTTCCAGCACCTGCCCTCCACGCCCCTGCCCGATCAGGGCTCGCCGTCGAAGGGCGTCCTGAGCCCGCGCCAGACCCGCGTCCGGATCGCAAGGCGTGCGCTGGCGGCGCTGGGCTATGCCGAGGCCGTCACCTGGTCGTTCACGCGGCGCGATATCGCCGCCCTGTTCGGGGGCGGTGACGAGCGGCTGATCGTCGACAACCCCATCGCCTCCGATCTGGACTGTATGCGGCCCTCGGTCCTGCCGAACCTGATCCAGGCGGCGGCGCGCAATGCCGCGCGCGGTCATGCCGATGTCGCCCTGTTCGAGATCGGGCCGATCTATCCCGGTGATCGGCCGGGCGATCAGCGGACCGTCATCGCAGGTCTGCTCTCGGCCCGCGCGGCCCGTCACTGGGCCGGTCCCGGTGAGGAGGCCCTGTTCGGGCTCAAGGGCGACCTGATGAGCGTGCTGGAAAGCATCGGCGCGCCGGTCGGATCGCTGCAGCTGGCACAGGGTTCCAACCGCGACTGGTGGCATCCGGGCCGGTCGGCGCGGCTGCAACTGGGGCCGAAGACCGTGCTCGCCGAGTTCGGCGCGGTGCACCCCCGCGTGCTCAAGGCGCTGGACGCCGAGGGCCCGATGCTGGCGTTCGAGATCGTGCTGGACGCCGTCCCCGAGCCGAAAGCAAAGCCGACCAAGGCGCGCGGTAATGCCGACCTGCCCAATCTGATGCCGCTCACCCGCGACTTCGCCCTGGTCGTCGCCGACGACCAGCCGGCGGGCGATCTGGTGCGGGCGGTCCAGGGCGCGGACAAGGCGCTGATCGCCGATGTACGCGTGTTCGACGTCTATCGCGGACCCGGCGTGGCGGACGGAGCGAAATCCATTGGCCTGGAGGTCGTCATCCAGCCGCGCGAGGCCACCTTGACCGACGCGGATATCGAGGCACTCTCGATCCGGATCGTGACGGCGGCCGAAAAGATCGGCGCACGTCTGAGGGGGTAG
- a CDS encoding DUF1134 domain-containing protein, which translates to MHRRHLIQTGFAATAMTALPLGLGACATAPQASGPNEPQYPIASDTSAPAYTADELVAAGSRELGIAAEAMGTAIEKIFADQGDRPTAYIAGEEGAGAAVVGLRYGRGALHMKDLSASQEVFWQGISVGWDVGGNASRVFTLVYGLYAPDAIYRRYPGVEGSAYLVGGVGVNYQRADGIVLAPVRTGVGLRLGANVGTMAYSRQRNLLPF; encoded by the coding sequence ATGCACCGCCGCCACCTGATCCAGACCGGTTTCGCCGCGACGGCCATGACCGCGCTGCCGCTCGGACTGGGCGCCTGCGCCACCGCGCCCCAGGCGAGTGGCCCCAACGAGCCCCAGTACCCCATCGCCTCGGACACCAGCGCCCCCGCCTATACCGCCGACGAACTGGTCGCGGCCGGGTCGCGCGAACTGGGCATCGCGGCCGAGGCCATGGGCACGGCCATCGAGAAGATCTTCGCCGACCAGGGCGACCGCCCCACCGCCTATATCGCGGGCGAGGAAGGCGCCGGGGCCGCCGTCGTCGGCCTGCGCTATGGCCGGGGTGCCCTGCACATGAAGGACCTGTCGGCCTCGCAGGAGGTGTTCTGGCAGGGCATCTCGGTGGGTTGGGACGTCGGCGGCAATGCCTCCAGGGTCTTCACCCTGGTCTATGGCCTGTATGCGCCCGACGCGATCTACCGCCGCTATCCGGGGGTCGAGGGCTCGGCCTATCTGGTCGGCGGCGTGGGCGTGAACTACCAGCGCGCCGACGGCATCGTCCTGGCCCCGGTCCGCACCGGCGTCGGCCTGCGGCTTGGGGCCAATGTGGGGACGATGGCCTATTCGCGACAGCGGAACCTGCTGCCGTTTTAG
- a CDS encoding IS630 family transposase (programmed frameshift) encodes MPRPCSMDLRERLVAAVEAGESRRSAARRFGVSASAAVKWMARARSEGRPLPRQMGGYRRSVLDRERDWLLARLAEKPDLTIRALVVELSDRGVKAGDWSVWAFLKREGLSFKKTLHAAEQDRPDVARKRARWKRHQHRIDPRRLVFIDETWAKTNMTRTHGRARRGERLVARVPHGHWTTMTFIAALRHDRIEAPMVLDGPINGDAFRAWVEQFLIPTLSPGDVVVLDNLGSHKGKAVRQAIRKAGPHLIFLPPYSPDLNPIEQVFSKLKTLLKKADERTVEATWRRIGCLLDRFSPSECNNYLKHAGYASN; translated from the exons ATGCCTCGTCCCTGTTCGATGGATTTGAGAGAGCGGCTGGTGGCTGCCGTTGAGGCGGGCGAGAGCCGGCGATCTGCGGCGCGTCGGTTCGGTGTCAGCGCCTCTGCGGCGGTGAAATGGATGGCGCGGGCACGGTCCGAGGGTCGTCCCTTGCCTCGCCAGATGGGCGGTTATCGCCGCTCGGTGCTGGACCGCGAGCGGGACTGGCTTCTGGCCCGGTTGGCTGAAAAGCCGGACCTGACGATCCGGGCGCTGGTGGTTGAACTGTCGGATCGTGGCGTGAAGGCGGGCGACTGGTCGGTCTGGGCCTTCCTCAAGCGCGAAGGGCTCAGCTTC AAAAAAACCCTGCATGCCGCCGAACAGGACCGTCCGGACGTGGCCCGAAAGCGGGCGCGGTGGAAGCGTCATCAACACCGGATTGACCCGCGTCGCCTGGTCTTCATCGACGAAACCTGGGCCAAGACCAACATGACCCGCACCCACGGCCGAGCCCGGCGTGGCGAGCGACTGGTGGCCCGGGTTCCGCATGGCCACTGGACCACAATGACCTTCATCGCCGCCCTGCGTCACGACCGGATCGAGGCCCCTATGGTGCTGGACGGCCCGATCAACGGCGATGCGTTCCGAGCCTGGGTCGAGCAGTTCCTGATCCCAACGCTCAGCCCCGGCGACGTGGTCGTGCTCGACAACCTCGGCAGTCACAAGGGCAAGGCGGTCAGGCAGGCCATCCGAAAAGCCGGGCCCCACCTGATCTTCCTGCCGCCCTACAGCCCCGACCTCAACCCCATCGAACAGGTCTTCTCCAAGCTGAAGACCCTTCTGAAAAAGGCCGACGAGCGAACCGTCGAAGCCACCTGGCGACGCATCGGCTGCCTCCTCGACCGCTTCAGCCCATCAGAATGCAACAACTACCTTAAGCACGCCGGATATGCGTCCAACTAA
- a CDS encoding MOSC domain-containing protein, translating into MASPDFATIAALYRHPVKGFTPEPLGEALLSMGRAFPGDRLRAVEIGPSGFDPASPAHISKMRFTVLARLPGIARVRTRWDEATDTLTVSAPDASDLTVRLGLAGDDRRLEAWLTDVLGEQATAPLRLLDGGGHRFMDDPAGAVSVLNLASVRDLSRRLGQAVDPLRFRANVWVEGWPAWAENDWTGRDLVLGEARLKVVKPIVRCVATHANPDTGIRDIDVVGALHDHYGHRWCGLYLSVEAGGVLRPGDRAELI; encoded by the coding sequence GTGGCCTCTCCTGATTTCGCGACTATCGCCGCCCTGTACCGCCACCCGGTCAAGGGCTTCACGCCCGAACCGCTGGGAGAGGCGTTACTGAGCATGGGCCGGGCCTTTCCCGGCGACCGGTTGCGCGCCGTCGAGATCGGTCCCTCGGGGTTCGATCCCGCTTCGCCGGCCCATATTTCGAAGATGCGGTTCACGGTCCTGGCGCGCCTGCCCGGGATCGCCCGGGTGCGGACGCGGTGGGACGAGGCGACCGACACCCTGACCGTGTCGGCCCCGGATGCGTCCGACCTGACCGTGCGACTGGGTCTGGCCGGGGATGACCGCAGACTGGAGGCCTGGCTGACCGATGTCCTGGGCGAGCAGGCGACGGCACCCCTTCGCCTGCTGGACGGCGGCGGACACAGGTTCATGGACGATCCGGCCGGGGCGGTGTCGGTGCTGAACCTGGCCAGCGTGCGAGATCTGTCCCGGCGGCTGGGGCAAGCGGTCGATCCCCTGCGGTTCCGGGCCAATGTCTGGGTCGAGGGCTGGCCCGCCTGGGCCGAGAACGACTGGACCGGCCGCGATCTGGTGCTGGGCGAGGCGCGGCTGAAGGTGGTCAAGCCGATCGTCCGCTGCGTCGCGACCCACGCGAACCCCGACACCGGAATCCGCGACATCGACGTGGTTGGCGCACTGCATGACCATTATGGCCACCGCTGGTGTGGCCTCTATCTCTCGGTCGAGGCGGGCGGCGTGTTGCGCCCCGGTGACCGCGCGGAGCTGATCTGA
- a CDS encoding TIGR00645 family protein, whose protein sequence is MGLKPRIETAFERLLFQSRWLMAPFYVGLLLALAMLLAVFMTELFYYVPKAFVIGERMDSNDAILAVLTLVDLSLAGNLLLIVVFSGYENFVSKLDLDGETDRPPWMGKVDFSGLKLKLIASIVAISGIQLLKTFMNIGKPGYPLDETAMMWGVIIHLTFVASGVLLALMDWLTARTDRH, encoded by the coding sequence ATGGGATTGAAGCCCCGCATCGAGACGGCGTTCGAGCGCCTTCTGTTCCAGTCGCGCTGGCTGATGGCCCCTTTCTACGTCGGGCTGCTGCTGGCGCTGGCCATGCTGCTGGCGGTCTTCATGACCGAGCTGTTCTACTATGTGCCGAAGGCCTTCGTGATCGGCGAGCGGATGGATTCGAACGATGCCATCCTGGCCGTCCTGACGCTGGTGGACCTGTCGCTGGCCGGAAACCTGCTGCTGATCGTGGTGTTCTCGGGTTATGAGAACTTCGTCTCAAAGCTGGATCTGGACGGCGAAACGGACCGGCCGCCGTGGATGGGCAAGGTCGACTTCTCGGGTCTGAAGTTGAAGCTGATCGCCTCCATCGTGGCGATCTCGGGCATCCAGCTGCTGAAGACTTTCATGAACATCGGCAAGCCCGGCTATCCGCTGGACGAGACGGCCATGATGTGGGGTGTCATCATCCACCTGACCTTCGTGGCCTCGGGCGTGCTGCTGGCCCTGATGGACTGGTTGACGGCGAGAACCGACAGGCACTGA